gggggaaaattcaaatagcaaaaagcaggacagaaaagaaaataatggtgaaaaggggcaaaagaagtggcaaacttgggcttaaaaaactgtaaaaatagattaaatgtGGAGAATAAGGGgggaaaatgcaaataagggaaatggaaatatacaaacaaaaaataaaggttggtTATTTAGGCCAACTGTacagagtgggaaacaaactgattaatgtaacctgcaatggatcatttctgaggtcaaagtttcccttttttaaggttttctgggggaataatatttcaaattgagacataaaggagccacaaatcatcacagaagagccacatgtggctttagagccacacgttgagcaTCACTGTTGTAAAATCAAGTGCTTTCTGTGACCCTCTCCAACCTCAAcagtatgtttttgtttttgctcatgtgtctttctctctccataTCTTGTCCACATAGTCTGGATTTCTCTAAAATCTTTGCATCTCTGTTCACGGGCGCCTGTGCAGACATGCTTTTGTAAGAGCACTGGAGTTGACCAATGCTGGGAGAAGGGGGGAGGGCCTATTTACATTGGCAGCCACACAAGGGGAAATGAACTGACTTCAAAGCATTGTAAGAGGAGCAAAGGATCCCTCCACGCATGAGCTGGCAGCCAGgctctgaaaacacagagatatTCCCAGGGCTGGCCTACGGGCTGTACAGTCATACTCTGTCTGCAGGGATGGGTACAGTTGGTATTAGAAATAATGGGTTTTCAAAAGTTTGTGTCATTCTTTAAGGATCTGTTGTTCCATCTAAGGTTCAAACTTCAATACTCTCAGAGATCTGAGACCCAGTTGACAAGATGCTGTCCTGATCTGTGCCATGTTAAATGCATTCACAAATCATGTTtgagttttattcagtttagtGGGAATAAAAGGTTTGAGGGGGAAGGGTTGTGGACCATCATTTTCAGAAATTTCTCTTGTAGTTCCACTTCAAAACAGAGAGGATGCAATATTGCCCTGGTACTCCCAGCACAAGACTTCCTCTGCCCTGTGGCCTAGCTTTGACAGATGCTAAAGGAAACTGAATTTCACAGAAGTCTGAGTTTTTGATCATTGTTTTTCAAATTAGAGTCcacataaaaatgttctttaaaaaccGTAAGGATTAGTGGATTAACAGACGTGTGCCTAGCTCTGCCCGTATCTGGAGATCTCAAAGTCAAACTAAATTCTCCTtcttaaagctttttttctttattgccCATCTCTGTTTAGTAAATTCAGTTAAATAGTACTGAAGACTGCCATGtgccagatttttaaaaatgtgtctccTTTTGACAGGAATGCTCCGGAGACAGCCCACCATTGAGGACTTAGTGGATGCACTGGTGTCGGAGCTCAACCTGGACTTTGAGACTTTCATCATGGACTCTGAAACATAAAACCTGCAGCTTCCAGCGTTTAAATCAACCTGAACCCTGACAGAGCAAATAGAACAGTGATGATCAGAttattaaaaacctttttttacaCTGTTGGTCTTTGATAAAGTCACACTGATTGTGCTTTCATCAGTGGGTTGCAGCCGAATCCTGAATCTCTTTCATATCTGTATAAATTGAATATTAGATAGAATGTAAAATTGTTTCCACATCCCTTGAAAAggacttaataaaaaaaaaagtgacataacaCATGGAGAGAAAACTGCTGAAGGTGCAGACTACTGAAGAACTTGagtccagttcagaccaaagatttctGATGCATTAAGACTCCAGAACCCCAGCGGGGGCAGCAGCGCTGAGCTGTCAAAACTCCAAACGACCGTCTGATGACGACACCTGTGATTTTGTTTGTCAAATCACACAGCGGGTTTTTAAATGTAGAAAGCAGAATGGAAATCTAATTATGGGCtataaattcccccaaaaatatatgcaaagtaaaaaaaacacttcattaGATTTAATTATGCTGTTTGGAAAATgaattcttatttttaaaaaaacatgttacagAAACTTTGAACTCTGCTGTCCTATTCATCTGCTGTGCGCATGCATGGTAAgctaatacatgaaaaaaaatcaaggttgTAGTAACTTAAGTTTCATACCTGCTAACATGGACTGAAATTTCAGGATACtttctcaaaataaaatcattgaaaCGTAGGGGACAGGACAGTGGCATGAAGCCCAGTAAAGAACTTtcagagctaaagctaaagtcAGTCAGCGTTTGTAGAATAGATGAatataaaagccaaaattatttTATCTTGTAAATTCcatgataaatttaaaaatggtcaGCATGAATAATTataaaagtcatttatttataaatgataaaatgtggaAGTTCAAAACCATGGACAGAAAAATTGAGCAGAGGAGAAGCCAACGTGGTtattgatgtaaaaaaaattacctaCTTAATAATTTACAGAACTTACAACTCTAACACAAACATTCCTCATCCCATACCAAGATTGTCCTTGATGTGCAAAATAATCACTTTTTTAGTATTTCTTCACAGTTCAGATTTTCTTCAGCTCACACAAAGCTTCATGGTAGGAGGTGCCAGACACAGGTCCAGAACAGGTGTAGAACGGGTGTACAACAGGTGTAGGAAAGGTGTACAATAGGTGTAAAACAGGTGTAGAAAAGGTGTACAATAGGTGTAAAACAGGTGTAGAAAAGGTGTGCAATAGGTGTAAAACAGGTGTAGAAAAGGTGTACAATAGGTGTAAAACAGGTGTAGAAAAGGTGTACAACAGGTGTAGGAAAGGTTCACAACAGGTGTAAAACAGGTGTAGAAAAGGTGTACAATAGGTGTAAAACAGGTGTAGAAAAGGTGTACAATAGGTGTAAAACAGGTGTAGAAAAGGTGCGCAACAGGTGTAGAACAGGTGTACAACAGGTGCAGGACAGGTGTAGAACGGGTGTACAACAGGTGTAGAACAGGTGTACAATAGGTGTAAAACAGGTGTAGAAAAGGTGCGCAACAGGTGTAGAACAGGTGTACAACAGGTGCAGGACAGGTGTAGAACGGGTGTACAACAGGTGTAGAACAGGTGTACAATAGGTGTAAAACAGGTGTAGAAAAGGTGCGCAACAGGTGTAGAACGGGTGTTGAAAAAAAGGTGCGCAACAGGTGCAGGACAGGTGCAGGACAGGTGTAGAAAAGGTGCACAACAGGTGCAGAACAGGTGTACAACAGGTGTAGGGAAGGTGTAGAACGGGTGTACAACAGATGTAGGAAAGGTGTACAATAGGTGTAAAATAGGTGTAGAAAAGGTGCGGAACAGGTGCAGGACAGGTGTAGAACGGGTGTACAACAGGTGTAGAAAAGGTGTACAATAGGTGTAAAACAGGTGTAGAAAAGGTGCGCAACAGGTGCAGGACAGGTGTAGAAAAGGTGTACAATAGGTGTAGAAAAGGTGCAGGACAGGTGTAGAACGGGTGTACAACAGGTGTAGAAAAGGTGTACGACAGGTGCAAAACAGGTGCAAAACAGGTGTAGAACGGGTGTAGAAAAGGTGCGCAACAGGTGCAGGACAGGTGTAGAAAAGGTGTACAACAGGTGCAGGACAGGTGTAGAAAAGGTGTACAACAGGTGCAGGACAGGTGTAGAAAAGGTGCACAACAGGTGCAGGACAGGTGTAGAACAGGTGCACAACAGGTGTAAAACAGGTTTAGAAAGGGTGCAGAACAGATGTAGAACAGATAAATATAGAACTGGTGTAGAACTGGTGTAGAAAGGGTGTAGTACTGGTGTAGAAAGGGTGTAGAAAGGGTGTAGAACTGGTGTAGAACTGGTGTAGAACTGGTGTAGAAAGGATGTAGAACTGGTGTAGAACTGGTGTAGAAAGGGTGTAGAACTGGTGTAGAAAGGGTGTAGAAAGGGTGTAGAACAGGTGAAGAAAGTGTATTTCAACATTCTGAGATTCTCCAGGCCGAGGAACTCCTCTTTCAGATTTGATCTTCATTGGATTGTACCTTGGAGGCGAGGCTCACATTATTCCGTCACTTTCCGTCTTTATGAATGTGTGTTTTGCGCCGAGGCTAGACTGTCCCACAGCGGTACGTATTCAGTTGGTCCTCTGACTCAGGGCTCTGAGCAGCATGCATGGCAAAGAAGCGCTGTGGCTGCTGATGGTCTGTGTGGAGGAGGAGTCAGTGGGACTAATCTGATAGGGATTCTGGCTGTGGCTGATACCGACTCCAGTGTGATTCAAGGGTGGAACATGGGCCAAAGGAATCCAGATCATCCTGGCAAGAGAAGGAAGAGGAACACAGACAAGCAGTGATCAGAGACACATTTATTCACGGCATTAGGGCCTAGTCTACATCACAAAGCTTCTGCTATACCTCTTTTTAACGTCACCCACTCTTTGTGGTCTGCAGAGCACAATCTAAAACGCTGGTTAATaaaattcagcatttttaaagCAGTAAGGATtgtagctgctcaacagtccggGGTTGTCTTTGTCCAAttttttctattggtgaaaggtcaggGGCCTCACGTACAAAGGGTGCGTACGCACAAAAATGTGGCGTATGTTCTTTTTCATGGTAAAGTTCAGATGTATCAAGAGTGAAATGACCGTGGAAATGTGTGGTGCCTCAGGCCAACTTCATGGCTGGCGTACGCACGTTTCTACAGCTGTGGATCCTTTGGTGACACTTGGAGGTGATACAGGGAAACtgttataataaataaacatgatgTGCACATCAGAGACACATGAACAATTAAGAAACACGTGTCTGCAATTACACAAGTGGATATAAAAGCATGcacaaagtggtgaaaataaataCCGTTAACAACAATGGCTGCTTTAGCAGTATTAGAAGACAATGGAAATGGTGCAATATGAAGAAAACGTGTGTTCAGAGACAGAAACGATTTACTGGCGTACGATGACAACTGGCTCATCAGCCACTTTAGGTTCCCGAGGGCAATCCTCCTGCAACTGTGCGCAGAGCTGTGGCCGGAAGCGCAACACAGCGAGGAGCCATGCGCTGCCTGGTGCTGACCACACTGGGGTTCCTAGCAACCGGGGCATTCCAGAGGGAGCTGGCCGACCGATCGGGACAGTGCCAGTCGACCCTGAACCAAGCCACGCCAGCCATGTGGGATGGAATTATCCACATGTCCACCAAATTCCCATACAATGCAGCTGAACAGGTTAACATTAAAGCGCAATTTGCAGCGAGAGCTGGTTTTCCAAATGTAATCACACTTATCAACTGCACACACATTGCTATTAAAGCGCCTTCACATGATGAATTAGTATGTCAACAGGAAACATTTTCATTCCATCAATGCACAGAGAATATGTGATGCACAAAATGCAATTAACCAACATTTTGGTGAGGTGGCCTGGGTCAACGCACGATTCATACATTCTGAGTAACTTCATGGTTGGGATCAGACTACAAGCTGGCACTGTGCATGATGGGgggcttcttggtaataaatttATTCGTTTAATTGTCCGAATATGAATCCCCATGATGCGCATTGAGCATGTGTGCCCCTAAATACTATCCCGTCTTCACAGCATCATTACTAGTCAGTGGTTAAAGTTAGTGACTTGATGTTTTTGCTGGTTAAAGTACAGCTTCAGATCTTTATGACAAGCCCCTAACCGCCTCTGTGTGCAAAATACTCATGTCAATAACCCCGTGCATAAAGTGTGAAATCCGTGTGTAAAGTGTGAAATGTCTTCATCAGCCTCGCCTTTTCCCCAGCACACTTGTGCATTAATTTGCAACCATAGTGTGTGATCCATGTAAGTAGTGTACAAAATTAACAACTGGAAACTGGAAATCCAGTTTACTTTGTCCGCTTTGTGGAGACTCTCTGTTCAAACGGGGTGAGTCCCTCTTCTCCTGTCCCCCCTGCCTGTTTTGGCCACACTTTGGCGGTGGGCTGCTGTTCTCCACTTCACATCCACCTTGATGTCGGACCACTTCTTCAATTCAGCATGTGTGCGCTTCTCTGATCTCACAGCATTGACAGCCTCACACACTCTCCCACTCACTTCTCTTGCGTTTACAGTTTTGCCAACAGTGTGCcaaagaggacatttttgcTCCACTGAAGTTAGAAGCATCTCCAATTCACTTTCTGTGAAGTTTCTGCTTGTTAACTTAACGACTcagctgtgcctgaaagtactgcccctcattgctgattggccctgtcactttctaaccgggcccaaacggctcagatgggggctttgcaagatggattcaccagtgagaaactacgaaatgggcgtatccatctgctttgcaaggttagcagaGAGAGGAATCTCAGGTGCAGGgctcatttaaatatgatttgcGCATTTAAATGGGGACGTGGACAGGGAGGAGTCGGGTACTCCAACATGTGCATTCAATTCCATGTTGATTAGGATGTACAAAGGAAATGTGCTTGGATTCATGCGTACGCGCAGATTCATACATCTGGATATTTTTATGTGTACGTTTTCTGGACTTGAGTGTATGCTATGATTCAGTAGGAAATCCACACAAGTCTTTGTACATGAGGCccctggactgcaggcaggccagtccAGGACCTGGACTTGTCTTCTGTGAAGCCATAAGCTAAGATAtccctttattagtcccacaaggggaaattccatgctgttgtgatggacgTGGTAGGTGGTTTAGAGAAGGCAgctgtgtttctggatcctggtcacatgtggcttcttctttgaaCGATCCAGCTTCAACTTGAACAGTTTTTCACAGAGTGGTTAACCTTTGCCTAGCttcacttctgagagactcttcctctctaaaatgctccttttatacccagtcatgtgactgacctgttgcttATTGACCTaataagttgcaaaatgctcctccagttCTTTTTAGTTCGTACTAATTACTTTCCAACCTTTTGTgcccccgtccctacttttttgagaggTGGTGTTGCcatcaaaataagctaatatttttcatgaaatggtaaaatgtcaacataaaacatcagatatgttctttgttttctattttgaatagaaaatgtatttatgagattttcaaatAATGCATTcggtttttatttacattttacagcgtcccaacttttttggaatggggACGTAATTATAATTGTCTGATAAAGAGTTGGTAATCATTAAGCCCCCTGACAGTGAGACTGGCATGGCTGCTGTCCATTCCTGCTATAAAGAATCAGGAGATACAGCTGTCTTAAAGGTCATAGATTGTCTATATCCTATCTAATGCATTTACAGAAATCATGATTTCTTACATCCAGTTCagatattttatatatatatatatatatatatatataatatattatatatattattacaGCATGCACAGCCTGAACCCAGGGCAGCTCACCTTCCTCACTCGACAGGTGCTGTGTAGGAGAAAGTGAATCACGGTAGCTCTGTTCAGCAGGTGACTTCTTTGGTTTGCACCCATCCTCGtctcccctctcctcttcctcctcacttCGCCTCTCTATCGGCTTACTGTTGCACTGAGGCCACCTAAAACACAGCGGTGGACTGTTAACACCATTCATCTTCTCAAACTCTTCACAAAGAAAGTCTGGATTTCTTCCCAACGGCACTGGGGCAGCCTCCTCATCCTGGGTTGTATTTCTAGAGGGAGagagcacatttaaaaagaacaatcATCATCATGGCAATCTTTAGAGCCATACCTAATCCTACGGATTTTTGTCTACGGTGTCAGAAATAAGAACGCtgtccagtgttgatccagttCAGGTGTACCTAACATCATCTTCCTCTGAGCAGATCTGGATTAGTCAGAATAACTCCCTGTGTTTTCTGTCTTCACCCTGTCCCACCGTCTACCAAAGCATAACCCCTCACCTGTCACTGAGGCCCGCTGGGGTCTGGAAGGGCCTGCTGTCCAGGCTGCAGCCCTCACCACAACAGTGAGATGGAACCAGATGGACTGGACCTGGatgtatacacacacacacacatacgtCTTTACACGACGTCTAAAGACACCACTCCTCAGTCTGAACCTCAACCTACCACAGGTATGTCCGGAGGCCACATAACACCTGCAGCAGGGTCTCTGGGTATAATCCTGCAGCCAGCATGGGTCCAGACAGGATAACTCTGCTTCACTGTAAGGGAAACCCTGAGACCTCAGAGAGGCAGCTGAGGAGAAAGAGACAGTTGGCCATTCATTATAACACTGGGTCACTGATTTAACCATCTTAAATAAAGACTAGAGAAAACACTCAGTCAAAACAACAGCTTAGTATTTGGTTAAATCATCCTCTCAGACACAAGCCAGGACTTAAACCAAATTTTATACACTGTTATAATTTACACCTTTATATTTTTACACACCTGTCAGGGAAGTGAAGAAAACGAAACCTCCTGGGCGCTCTAGAATTTAAATGTTCCTGGTCGAAACCCCCTAAAGGAGCAGACTGGAAAATAgaaatatgcaaggacatccagaacacTACCGGAGTGTGTCAGTCCACTTGATGGTCCTCTAGAACAGTgtttctcaacgttggggtcaggaccctaTTGGGGGTCAcaaaacactgagagggggtctccagatccttgaaaaaactttaattatttttcaaattacactgtAACACTACACTACaccattttgccaaattttaacctgttttcatcactttctcccaccaattttagcacatttttgccacccaaaacccattttgtccattttaaaccctttccactgctttttttttctgcccgtttttgccactttctgcctgttgttggctctgttgaccagttattgccactattagcccctctttaccacttttttatgcccattttaaccacattttactttttgatatgcccgtttttgccagtttaaccaatttcagcTAATTTCttcctcagctaacccttttttgccagtttatatcagtttttcatcctatttcaccaaatttccttctatttttttgccactttaaagccactttttttatccccttttaccactttatatgccTGTTTTCACCAcattaacctgtttttgccatttctactTTATTCCactttatactttttttttacactccTAACCCAtttcttgctacttttaaaatccagtttcacctCCTtatccaccttttttgccataattaacactgattaattctgttttaaggaaaagggatttatatttttaagatgaATAGAAAGAcaattgtttctttgataagagtagactttacaatggaccatgattttgttagCCCCCattttggctgggccccagaaagctctcccatttatcccccttatgagcaatcttgtctccacatgactattcttgaatgtgcatggctgtgttcaactaccctcaggtgcagtgggggtccccagtctctggtacctttatttttggggtcgtgggctgaagaGGTTGCagtgttttatcagtaaaaaaattagaatctatgttgatttttgacggCAGTGTGTCTCTTTTTCTTCCCTCATGGGTCCTTGTGGGTCCCGTCTTTCTAGGGGGGCtacaaggaaaaatggttgggaacccCTGTTTTAGACAGATGTATAAGCAAATATTGTGACTCACTGCTGGGTTTCTCCTCCAGTAGCTGTCTCTTGCAGTAGATGATGCAGAGGACCAGCAGGGCGAGCAGCACAGTGGCCAGAGCGCTGCAGATGACGGTGGCCAGCACCATGTCTTGTGGGCTGGTCACCACTGAAGGCAGCGGCACCAGGTTCACACGCCCACCGCCTGTGTGAAAAGCAGAACATCTACTTTATAAGTGGAATACTGAAACTCTGCTGACTCCAACTTCTACAACTACCAGCATCAGCCTGACACCTGCATGTTAAATCTATTACCACCAGCCTTACTGCTAATACTACACATTATCAACAGCACTGCAACCATACAGAAGAAACaaggttaaagggatatttcagtgttttctaaGTCAGGTATGAGGTGTTTGGTGATAGTAGTGCCTCCTCTTCGCTCCTGTGAACAGTATGAGCCTGAGAAAGCTGTGCTACAGCTCTGCAGACACGTGTAGTTGCTCAGTGTGATTTAGCACATTTTATGTTAAAGTGGGCAGAAACACATTAACTGCACACTGCAAATTCTCAAAGCATTTCATTCTTCACCCacaaagcctctgtgtttggcactactttgcaatgtgagcttcagtTACCAGCTAAGTGCTCTCCCGCCTCGGTGTATGTGAAAAAGGGTTTCGTCTGCGTGCttcatctgaaataaaaacactaattcTAGCTCAAACCTGTTCTTTCAGCTCACTTCAACAACATACGGTGCTGACTGTAGCTCACAGCTTGTACAGTTTAAAGGGTTAACGCTCGCTGAAATCTGTGGAGGCTGACTGCACAACCATCACCAAGAATCTCATACAACCtgacttcaaaaatactgaaacatcCCTTTAAGATAAACAAGAGGCAAGGTGagccaaacatttatttttcagagttgatgctttgtgtttttttatccCTCTATCCCCTCACACCCTCAGCACAGCTTTGGTGGATAGATGATCATTATGGATGtggttctgctccaggtttctgATGGAGGCGTGCTCTTGCCACTGTTACTCTGCTAAATGTTACTAAAGGGttcattttggggcttttaaaTCACATGAAAAACAGTCTAGATCTGCTCTTTTGGAAAGGGTCTTGAGACTTGCTACAAATTGGTTCTGTACAAATAAAGGtagagatttatttatttacttacttacttacaaAGGGCTCTATTTTGACAAAGTGCAGTCTGTTTGCTCACAGTGATTGGGGGCATGTCTGTCTCTTTATCTTGATGGCAGAGTCTGGACAGATGTGTTTGGGGGCCACTGATGCCACTTATCAACATGAAATGATGCATGTGTAGTGCACTGAACATCAgataagtcagaattttaaaggGTGGACAGTTTACAGTCCAGAGTATTTAGTTAATGCACAGGAGCAATAAGGACAAATTGATTCAAACTAATAGCGGAAGATGAGATAAGGAGACAGTTACTGCATACTGGGTCAAACTTTAAGGGTGAAGGAAACAAAATCCTGCAACAGAGACACTATAGAGGTTTCAGGGGGTTGTATTTGGGTGGAAAGGAAAGATAAAATGAGGCCTTGAGTTCACCCAGTAGGTAGTGTTTTCCCCTATGGCTCTAACGTATGTAGTATGAGAAAGAATATCGCATTAAGAGAGGATGAGGGTGTTGAGGTCATTCTTCTCTTATTTCGAAACGTATCCCGGCCACTTCGACCATAACGCTTCATCAACAGCAGCCATTCTAATCTGCtccagtacagctaaaccccgCCTGCAGCAACACTTCCTTCACCTTaaacaatgctgattggtccggtcctTTCTCAAAGACCAAAGTCAGTGCAGTGGTGTATCTATATCAGCGTTATTCAACcatgctcaaccaaagagccaaactgatgAAATGTACCTTTGCAAGAACcaaaatctaagtggtgaaaaatggcaaaaagggttaaagtggaaataaaaataagtaaaaggtggacaaacagtggcaaaaaagtagcaaatatgggtgaaaaaggggcaTAATTTGAATTGAATGGAAAACACttaggtaaaaagtggcaaaaattagaagaaaatggcaaaaatgggaaataagggacaacaggaggcaaaaatgaggaagatatttgcaaaaattggtaaaaaaaaatggttacaggtagcaaaaatgtgtgaaaagtcactaacatggacaaaaagcagcaatggaaaacaattggtaaaaaaaagtggcttaaatagggagaaaggggcaaaaatgggtgaaaactgaccaaaaaaatcagttacaggggcaaaaatggtcaagaaagtggcaaaatgggttaaatgtgacaaaaatatgagTTTCAGGTGGCAATAATGTTCAGAAAGCAAAAAACACATAGcaaaaaaattactgaaaaattactaaaatgagcaaaaagtggcaacaaatggataaaagtgtcatttaatggcaaaaggcagcctaaataggtgaaaagcagcaaaaattgatttaaagttgcaaaaaaatagaaataaggggcaaaattgcaaataagggcaatggaaatatacagacaaatatttggttgacaattaaagcttaCTGTGTAagcgtgggaaacaaactgattaatgttaccTGCAATAGataaattctgaggtcaaagtttccttttttaaaagttttctgggggaataatatttcagattaagatGCAAAAGAGCCAtgtgttgagtaacactgatctaaatgCTATGAAGACACTTCTTTTCTAAGGTACATTTTAGTATGAATGGACATTTTCTTCAGATGTTTTCTTACTCTGAGGTCACATTCTCAACAAACGTATTCCAGTTAGGTTGAATCCAGTACTCTATGGGATGGTATCATAGTTTTATCTATTCCATGCTTTCTTTCATAGAACTCCCACTCATAACAGAGAGGCCAACATctttaaaaaggggttaaaataaaagaaaaggggGGCTTACAGTGAGGCTCATAAGGCGGCGGAGGACTCCCACAGGGTATACACTCCATGTCCTGGAAACCACTTAACCTGGTCTTCTTGTAATATCTGCTTAAGACACAAAACTACAATGCtgtaatgaaaacaaatgtggtTAACTATAGTAGGTATAATGGGGTTAAACATCATggattctgccacttttctatATCGAAAAATGAATCAGCTGTCTGCTGGTCTTGTCCTCTCACCCTGGCAGACAGTCGCCACACACAGCATTACTGGTGGTAGAGCAGTTGACCTTCAGGAAGCGGTTGATGAGTCCACAGTCCAGGCAGGGCTTGCACTTCTGCAGGCTCCGATCCTCTTTGAAGCGACTGCTCCGGCAGGGCACGCATCGGGCATCCTCTCCATAACCAAAGCCACATTCCTAGAGGGATTAACAAGAGAAATACACCAGGTCAGCGCAGGGGTTGGCGGTTTGGGGAGATCTGCAGCTGGTGAAAAGAGGGCCTGAATGCTGACTACTGGGGGTCTTGAGTTAAGAATGCTTTTGGCCTGTGAGATCAGACAACAATAGTGTGCCTCCAGAGTCAGTCTTACACTGGCAATAATCTCCCATACTCCCAGTATGAATGAGCAGCTTTCCACTGCATGACCCAGAAA
This region of Cheilinus undulatus linkage group 2, ASM1832078v1, whole genome shotgun sequence genomic DNA includes:
- the LOC121515550 gene encoding tumor necrosis factor receptor superfamily member 19-like isoform X1, yielding MVWMCLHTVACFLALRVIHLTLIPVRAVEETRDCRELEFKDLFGNCKPCKQCDPGQELSKECGFGYGEDARCVPCRSSRFKEDRSLQKCKPCLDCGLINRFLKVNCSTTSNAVCGDCLPGYYKKTRLSGFQDMECIPCGSPPPPYEPHCGGRVNLVPLPSVVTSPQDMVLATVICSALATVLLALLVLCIIYCKRQLLEEKPSTASLRSQGFPYSEAELSCLDPCWLQDYTQRPCCRCYVASGHTCGPVHLVPSHCCGEGCSLDSRPFQTPAGLSDRNTTQDEEAAPVPLGRNPDFLCEEFEKMNGVNSPPLCFRWPQCNSKPIERRSEEEEERGDEDGCKPKKSPAEQSYRDSLSPTQHLSSEEG
- the LOC121515550 gene encoding tumor necrosis factor receptor superfamily member 19-like isoform X2; this translates as MVWMCLHTVACFLALRVIHLTLIPVRAVEETRDCRELEFKDLFGNCKPCKQCDPGQELSKECGFGYGEDARCVPCRSSRFKEDRSLQKCKPCLDCGLINRFLKVNCSTTSNAVCGDCLPGYYKKTRLSGFQDMECIPCGSPPPPYEPHCGGRVNLVPLPSVVTSPQDMVLATVICSALATVLLALLVLCIIYCKRQLLEEKPSTASLRSQGFPYSEAELSCLDPCWLQDYTQRPCCRCYVASGHTCGPVHLVPSHCCGEGCSLDSRPFQTPAGLSDRWPQCNSKPIERRSEEEEERGDEDGCKPKKSPAEQSYRDSLSPTQHLSSEEG